Proteins encoded together in one Apteryx mantelli isolate bAptMan1 unplaced genomic scaffold, bAptMan1.hap1 HAP1_SCAFFOLD_20, whole genome shotgun sequence window:
- the LOC136995958 gene encoding olfactory receptor 14A16-like, translating to MSNSSSLNEFLLLAFADTRELQLLHFALFLGIYLAALLGNGLIITAVACDHRLHTPMYFFLFNLSLLDLGSISITVPKSMANSLSDTRAISYSGCAAQVFFLFFLYSAELYLLTVMAYDRFVAICKPLHYGTIMGTRTCVKMAAAAWASGFLKAVMHTANTFSIPFCQGNVVEQFFCEVPQILKLSCSDSYLREVGLIVISLCLGFGCFVFIVVSYVQIFTVVLRIPSEQGRLKAFSMCLPHLAVVSLLVSTVLFAYLKPPSLSSPALNLVVTILYSVVPPAVNPLIYSMRNKELKDALKKLI from the coding sequence atgtccaacagcagctccctcaacgagttcctcctcctggcatttgcagacacacgggagctgcagctcttgcacttcgcgctcttcctgggcatctacctggctgccctcctgggcaatggcctcatcatcacagccgtagcctgcgaccaccgcctccacacccccatgtacttcttcctcttcaacctctctctccttgaccttggctccatctccatcactgtccccaaatccatggccaattccctgagcgacaccagggccatttcctactcaggatgtgctgcccaggtctttttcctctttttcttatattcagcagAGTtgtatctcctcactgtcatggcctacgaccgctttgtggccatctgcaagcccctgcactacgggaccatcatgggcaccagaacttgtgtcaaaatggcagcagctgcctgggccagtggttttctcaaagctgtgatgcacactgctaacacattttcaataccattctgccaaggcaatgtggtggagcagtttttctgtgaagttccgcagatcctcaagctctcctgctcagactcctacctcagggaagttgggcttattgtcattagtctttgtttaggctttgggtgttttgttttcattgttgtgtcctacgtgcagatcttcacagttgtgctgaggattccctctgagcagggccggctcaaggccttttccatgtgcctgcctcacctggctgtggtgtccttgcttgtcagcactgtcctgtttgcctacctgaagcccccctccttgtcctccccagctctgaatctggtggtgactattcttTACTCGgttgtgcctccagcagtgaaccctctcatctacagcatgaggaacaaggagctcaaggatgcactgaagaaactaatttag